Sequence from the Gloeocapsopsis dulcis genome:
CTTCACCGCCAGTGGTTAGTAAGCGGAAACTTTCTTGCAAAATGGCTTGAGAAACATCTGGTGGTGTCTCGTGGAATAGTAAAGAAGCTGTCACCACATCAAAACTAGCATCAGGAAATCCTGTACATTCCGCATTACCATGTCGCCATTGAATATCTAGATTTGCAGTTTTTGCCTTATACTCCGCCATCACTAACATATACGGCGATAAATCTAAACCAATCACTTCAGAGGAAGGAAACGCCTGTTTGAGCATTAGTGTTGTTGAGCCAGTACCACAGCCTAAATCAAGAATTCGTCGTGGATGACTTTGAATTGTATCAATTAATCCCTGACGTATCAGAGTTTCGTTCGGTGGCAACACATATTGCGTAATCGGATCGTAGGATACAGCTGCGCCAGGATTGAGGTAGCCCCGCTCAATACCGTGGAAGTTTTGACTGCTGTAGTATGAGGGTGTTTCTACATCCCCTCGCTGAAATCTTGTCGCTTCTTGCTGCCAATCAATACTCTCATAAAACTGCCGCAACTCTTTTTCGTTAATCAAGGAACGGACAATAGGTGAGAGAAAACGTTCCCAAATGGTGTCTTGCCTTGGCATAGGAGTTGATCTAAATAAGCGTGGATGGCGATCGCATTAAGGTTTATACCCTTTCTTCACAAATTGTAATATATAACTGCAAAGAACTGATCTAATTTTCAGCGTGATTTTTAGCACTAGTTAAAGTTTTAAATTTTTACATGAAATATTCAACCCAATCATAAAAGTTGCATTTCCTTCTTTTGGGTGATGCACTTTTTTATTAACTCTGCCTAACAAAATTGATAGCGATACTAACTGAAATTAAACTAGAAAACTACAAATATTATGGCTATCTAATCCGACAATAAGTTTATGGTCTACTCATAGGAGCGAATCATGCTACATCGCCAAGAATCAGCAAGACTTGTTGTGATTACTCAACCTACACATTCTTGGATTGCAGGTTGCATAGCAAGAGTATGGGGAGAACAATTTGGTTTTTTTGCTCCTAGAGAAGAAGTTTGTCTTGCTGCTGAACAACATGATATCGGTTGGGTAGTGTGGGAAAATGCACCCACTTTGAATTTTAAAACAGGCTACCCCCACAACTTTACGGAATTGCCAACTGAGATACATACGCAAATTTGGACAGGTGCAAAACAGTTAGCTTTACCATTTGGTAGGTATGCAACCCTTCTTGTCTCACTTCATGGCACTGGACTATTTGAGCGTTTCCGTAATTGGCAAGAGTCACCTGAATCTTCTCGGTTAGTTAAAGCCTATTTAGAGCAAGAATATGCTTTTCAAGAACAGTTGATCGCTAACTTAAAAAGCGACTCACATTATGCATCTTACGCTACTCCAGAAATTATTGATCGTAACCGTTCTCTAGTTGCCACCTGGGATATGCTTTCGCTGACTTTGTGTATGGGGCTACGCGAAGAAAGGCAATTTCATCAAGTTCCTACAGCATCGGGTGAAATTACACTAACTTTAACTCCTGCAGATAATGACATAATAAAAGTGTCTCCTTGGGTATTTGAACAAAAGGAAGTAACACTTGTCTATGAAGGACGACTGTTACAAGAAAAATTTGCAGATGAAACTGCAATGCGTCGTGCATTAGAAAATGCAACGTGGGTAAGTATTACTAATAGATTAATTCCCGCTTGATCAAATTTTGAATAAAAGCGATCGCTCATGGTAAAACTATCAAAACAAAACCTAACTTTAGAAGAGTTCCTGAGGCTACCTGAAACTAAACCAGCTAGCGAATATATTAATGGTCAAATCATTCAGAAACCCATGCCACAAGGAAAGCATAGTACGATTCAAGGAGAATTAGTCACAAGTATCAATACTATTGCTAAGGAGAAGAAAATAGCTAAAGCCTTTCCAGAATTACGCTGTACTTTTGGTGGACGGTCAATAGTACCTGATATTGCCGTATTTAGTTGGGAACGTATACCTGTTGATGAAAACGGAGATGTTGCTAATGTATTTGCTGCTGCTCCAGATTGGACAATTGAAATTCTTTCTCCCGACCAAAGCCCAACTAAAGTAATTGGCAATATTTTACATTGTCTAACGCATAATTGTAAATTCGGTTGGCTGATTACTCCTGATGAGAGATCAGTTATAGTCTATCCGCTAGGAAAACAACCAATTTATTTTGAGAAGGCAAGTGATTTGCTTCCTGTGCCTGAGTTTTTAGAACTGCAACTTAAAGTAGAAGATTTATTTAATTGGTTAAAAATATAGAAAATAGTTTTGACTTTAATTAATTGATGAGCAATAAAATACATAATCTTGTTTATTTTTTTTTGGAAATATGCACTTTATATATTCTAAATTTAAGAATAGCAAAAATTTAACAACTTTTTGATTTGTGTTAGTTTATATCTATTTTAATATTAATTAAAGTTCTAAGTAATTTTTCAGTAGTATTTACTAGGATAGATGAGCTAGGACGTTATATCAGTTAAAAAGACAAGTAAATAGGTATAACGGAATACAAACAATGGTAGATAGTCAAAATATCGCACAGATAGGACTTTTCAGTGTAGGTATTTTAACATTCTTTTGTGCTAATGCATTGCCACAAAAAGTACTAGCTGAACATAGTGTAATGACAAGCAACTTGACTGATTTAGAGACAGGCAATCGCCAAGATAGTAGAAATTTACATCATCCCCAAGACTTGAAATTAGCAGGGAATATCACATCAGCATTGACAACTCAGTCTATTGAGGAAAGCAACTTTACGAATACAAAACTAGACCAACTACCAAATGTTAGTAACAATAATGTCAATAATGAATACCAAACTGCATCTATTACGAATTCTCAGCAGATAGAAGTGTCTCACAGTGCGGTAGATTTATTAGCAGAAAATAGCTTGGAAAAACAGTTCTTGATAGGCGAAGTTGATTTAGACACACTTTGTCGTACTTTTCCGTTAAATTCACGCTGCGCTGGCTACCAACGAACGTCCGAACAGCAAAGTCAACAACAGCTAATACAACGACTATCGCAATCAGAACGGCAAAACTTAGAAACACGCTTATTAGAAAGATTAGCACTCACACCAGAAGCACCTGTGCGCAGTGGTTTTGCACTAGGAGGTAAAGTTAGTACTTTAGGTGTTGGTATTGAGGGTGTTGGTGCAATTTCACCCAATTTTAATGGCAGATTAGGATTTAACTACTTGGGATTTGGGAGCGGTTTTACAGAAAATAACATTGATTATGATGGTGATTTACAATTACTAAACGCTACTGGAATGCTTGACTGGTTTCCTTCAAGTACAAGTGGTTTTCGGGTGACTGGCGGTGTAGTATATCAGAACAATCGAGTTGATGCGATCGCACGTCCGGCTGAAGTATTAGAAATTGGTGGAATTGAATTTCCCTTAGCTGCAGTTGGTCAACTTGAGGGTTCTTTGACATTTCCTAATACTATTGCGCCTTATATTGGCATTGGTTATGGTAATCCGGTGAGACGCGGTAGTGCATTTAGCTTTAATATCGACTTAGGTGTTTTATTTCCAGGTTCACCGCAAGCTAACTTACAAGCAACAGGCCCAGGTGTAGATCTTATTGGGGGAATTCCCGTAGTCAATAACTTGTTAGAGGATGCGATCGCGCAGGAAGAAGAGCAAATTGAAGATAATGTCAGCTGGCTTGGCGTGTATCCAGTTCTTTTTATTGGAGTATCTTATCAGTTTTAACTTCAACAGGTAGGAATGGCTCAGCAAGATGTAGACTAGAGTGCTTGAGATTGCTCTACTATAGATAAATTGAGCAATCTTAGCGTAATTTAATCGAGTTTGGTTGACTCAGTGTGAGCATTCCGCTCAATAAACTCCCGACTAGCAGCGCCACCATCAATTTGTACTTGAATTGCTGGTTCATAGCCTTCTGCAGCACTACGGGTTTGTGCCACACTCGATAGCAGTACACCATAAACCACTTTAGAGAAAATGTCTGCCATTGTGTAGAGAAATTGTCGCGTTACAGCCGCCCATGCGCCCCATGCAGGAAAAGCTTTCCAAGCCCAAGGAACTAAGTATGCTAAGGGATAAAGCGTCCAAGAAATCAAGATTAGCCACCAAATTGTACCCATTGTTTTATAGGCTTGGCGAGGCAGATTTTCACGCGATTTGAAGATCAAATTCCCCATCATATAGAGAATATAAACGTAGAAAACTGTACTTACCGCACCCCAGAACAGAAACCAACCAGTGTTTGTAATCTCAAAGTACTGCCCGATGTATCCGGTATAAATCATTAACAAGCCAGCGGTGATAAAGCGAAACCGCAGCTTACGGAAACGTCCTGGCGTTACATCAATCACAAATAACATTTGAGCAAGCAAACACGGCACATCAATTGACCAATTTAGGTAACGATAGCCATTCGAGAAGGTGCTTTCAGTAAATCTACCTGCTGTACCAACGCCCAATCCCCAAACTGTACCATCAAAGGCAAAAGCTGATAGCCACTCCAATAGTTGCAAGCCTAAGATTAAAAAAGCTGATACCATCACAACGGCAGACAGCGTTGATGATGGCTGAAAACGTGGTGAGGATTGTTTATTGGTTGTAATGAAATAAACAAAGCCTACAGCCATTGCACTAACACCAAGTGTTAATAAATGCGATATCAATTGGTGCTGTACTGGTGAATAAGTCAGTAAATTTTCCATAATTGTACCTTCTGGTACAACTACAGTTTGTGCTATTAAATTGTGCGAATTTGGTACAGCTCTTAATAATTCCCAACTGAACACTAGTTACCTTCCTTACTTAACAGTTTTTGGCGAAAAAGTAAGTCGAAAATAAATTGATATAGCTTTTGATTGGAATATTACCTTGATTAACTATATCTGTAAACCCCTATTGATAAGCTAACTTTTAAGCTACTTACTATTCATTTTCAAACTGTAATAATTGGTAAAAATACCACAACAATCAACGAGATCAAGTTTTTTGAGCAGATTTTATCTAGTAAAAATATTACTGTATCTATCTTTAGACAGATTCTACTAAGCATATTAATTTTGGGAGAATCCAAAATCTCGACAAATACTAATTTGTAATTGGCATCAAGTGATTAACTTAATTAGTAAACTAAAACTTGCTGTAGTAAATCTTGATGCATCAATGCTCGATCTACTAAAGATTGAATTTGATCTGGAGTGAGAGAATTGCCATTGGCATAATGTTCTAGAAATGTAGTGCAAATTACACGATGATCTTCTGGAATTTGAGTTACATCCCATCCTGACAAATCAAGTTCTGTCATCAATCTACTAACTTTAGGATCGTAACTGAGCGCAAAACAGCGACAACCTTCCGCCGCAGCCATAATTAAACTATGAAGGCGCATTCCGATGACCATTTCGACACCACGAAAAACACCTTTTAAAGCTTTCGGATCTTGCAAATTTAAAATTTTGTTGGCACCAGGAAGTTGTGATGCAATAGCTTCAGCGATCGCTAAATCTTGACTTTGCTGAAATGGCACCAGCAAAATACAAGTTTGTGTTGCTTTTTGGAAATCAATTAAAGCACGAGTGAGATTATTTAGACGAGTTGCGGTTAATTGGGGATGCGATCGCAATGTTACCGCGACTCTGGGAGCAGGTAAATCCCACAGCCCAGGTACAGGCGAAACTGCCAACGCCCAAACCGGATCGGGGGCGAGAGTCCATGGAATTCCCCATTCGGATAATAAAGCCGCGCTGCTCTGATCGCGGACACTGACTGCAGTACAATTGCTAAACGCCCGCCGCGCCAACTTAAGTGTAGTATCGCGCTTTAACGGACCAATTCCCTGCGCCCAAGCGATCGTTTTTAATCCAAGTTGTTGTGCGAGTATCATCAATCCGCCGTAATACAAAGGACTAATTGCACTCGTCACATCTTGCATCAAACTGCCACCACCCCAAATGAACGCATCTGATTTGCGTAGAGATTGAATTACACTCAACAACCCCATGCGATCGCACGCTTCCACATGATAGCGATCGCGCGTTTGCTGCGGATTGCCCGAAAGCACAATTGGCGTTACATGATCTGGTAGCATTTGCAATAAGGATGCGAGCAAAGCCTCATCGCCACCATTGCCCTTACCATAGTACCCACACAAAACCGCCCGCATCTTTCCCACGTTATTACCTCAGATGACCTAACAAAACTCTATCCGAGATTGTCATCCCTCAAAAAATTCAAAGTAGTAGCATAATAAAGCACTGAAGTATCTATTTTTTCACCCTCACCCCTCGCCCCGGACTTCGTCCCACTTCGCTAACACTCCTCACCCCTCATTATGCACACCCTCTCAATTCCAACTTGGATTATTCACGTCTCTAGTGTGATTGAATGGATTGCCGCCATTTGGTTAATCTGGACATACGGTGAAGTGACTCGTAATCATAGCTGGTGGGCTTTGTCTCTGGCTATGTTACCCGCACTTGTCAGCGCGATGTGTGCGTGTACGTGGCACTTTTTCGATAATGCAGAATCGCTAGAGTGGTTAGTGACACTTCAAGCTACGATGACTGTTGTTGGTAATTTCACGCTGTTAATTGCTGCATGGTTAATTTGGCGTTCTACAACAGAAAAGAAAAGTTCTGAAGTGACTTCCAGTGTTAACCAAAAGGCTAACTTATGATTCAAGATGTCTCGTTCCTTCTGCATCCTTCTAAAGAAACCCTATTTGCGTTATCGTTATTTCCCTACTTGGGTTTTTTATGGTTTCTCACTCGCACTCCCCAAATGCCACGCTTAGCATTGATTGGCTTCTATTGCACTTTAGTGTTTGTCGGTGTTACCATTCCCGCCGGAATTTATGCTCAAGTTCACTATGGTGAATCACTAGCAAACGTTGATTGGTTACACGGAGGTGCCGAATTTTTCTTAACGCTATCTAATATTTTGGTCGTGCTAGGCTTCAGACAAGCGGTGATAGGAGCGAGGAATGAAGAAGGTTAGAGTGTAGGATTACATAATTATATTTTAGTTTTATGGAAGTTATACCAGCGATAGATTTACTTGCAGGCAAATGTGTGAGGTTGTATCAGGGAGACTATACGCGATCGCAAGTTTTTAACGATAACCCTGCAGATATGGCGCAGCAATGGGTAGAACAAGGTGCAACGCGACTGCATGTCGTCGATCTGGATGGGGCAAAGCAAGGTAAGGTTGTCAATTTAGCCGCAATTGAGGCAATTACTTCAGCCGTATCAGTACCAATTCAAGTCGGTGGAGGGTTGCGCGATGCCTGCGGCAAGGGTAAAGCCCTACGCACTACCGTTGCACAGTTATTAGATTTAGGCGTACAGCGCGTTATTTTAGGCACCGTTGCCGTCGAACAACCGCAATTAGTCGCCGATTTATGTCAAGAGTTTCCTGGGCAAATCGTTGTTGGGATTGATGCGCGCAATGGCAAAGTCGCAACGCGCGGTTGGTTAGAAACATCTGAAGTTTTGGCAACGCAACTCGCAACGCAGATGCAAGAATTGGGCGCTGCTGCAATTATTTATACTGATATTTACCGTGATGGTACGCTGTCAGGACCCAATTTAGAAGAGCTAAGAGAACTAGCAACACAAATTTCGATTCCGGTTATTGCTTCTGGTGGTGTGAGTTCCGTGACAGATTTATTGAGTCTACTCGCACTCGAACCGTTGGGCGTTACTGGTGCAATTGTCGGTCGTGCATTATACACTGGAGATATTTTGCTCAAAAGTGCTTTGCAAGCGGTTGGACAAGGGAGGCTACAAGATATACCACCCGATTTAGGATCTTCAACATTTGCTTGAGTGAGACTTGTTGTCTGTGAAAGCGGGTTATGGAAACATTGGCAAAGTGGACAGTAGACGATTACCACCAGATGATTGCATCTGGTATTTTAGATAATCGCCGCGTTGAACTGTTGGCGGGAGAAATTCACGAAATGACGCCAGAAGCACCACTACACACATTTTGTGGAGGAAGCTTAGCTGACTATTTTCGCGATCGCCTCAATCGTCAAGCCCTAGTTCGCGAAGCCCGCCCAATTACACTTACCAATTCTTCAGAACCAGAGCCAGATATTGCAATTGTACGGGGTTCTTGGAGCGATTATCGAGATCGTCACCCTGGAGCAAATGACATCCTAGTGGTAGAAATTTCTAATTCGAGTTTAACTAAAGACTTAGAACAGAAGCAGCCCATATATGCAGCAGCAGGAATTCAGGAGTATTGGATTTTAGATCTTACTACGCTACAGCTAATTGTGTTTCGTGATCCACAAGGAAATGTGTATCAATCGCGGCAAGACATTAAAACTGGGATAGTATCTCCACTAGGATTTCCAGAAATTACTATATCAGTCGAGCAATTATTTTCTGTCTAATCGCGATCGCGCCGTTCAATCCAAGCTAGGATTTGTTCTTCAGAAACGTGATAAATTGAATGCTTGGTTGTGGGATCGTAGGCACTCCACCAAATGTTACCTTGGCGATCGCAAGTAGACCAAACTTGCAGTTCTGATGATGATATCAGATATTTGCGTAGCAATTGCCAAATGCTGTGGAGCCTGAACCAAAAAACTGGTTTGCTATATTTGTCTATTTTAGTTTGCCTCGGTTTCCCTCGTTGGGATTTTAGCCAATTCGCCGAAGATTTCATTGCATAAACCTCCAAATTTGTTGAGTTGAAGACAGTAAAATTTAACAAATGTCTTGCCATGATATTGCTTAGTTTGATAAACAAACAAATCACGAGTTGAATCACGTCTATCAGTAAATTTGATGGATAATTTTTGCGTTTTTGCGACAATGCAGATAGTGCAATATCTTCGTTATGGGTTTTGACTACCAAAGCCAACTCAAGTTATCTCAACTGCAAGCCTTAATTGCAGTAGCCGATTATGGTAGTTTTAGTGAGGCGGCGTTGCAACTGCAATTGTCTCAGTCAGCAGTAAGTTATGCGATCGCTACTTTAGAAGAAGAATTAGGAATATCACTCTTGTCGCGAGGGCGTTATGGTGCGCATCTTACCCCAGTGGGAGAGCAAATTGTCGATCGTGCGCGTCAGATTTTGTACTTGATGGCAGATATCGTTAAACAAGCCAACTTAGCAAAAGGATTACAAGGCGGCTTAGTGCGGATATCTGCATTTCGCAGTGCCGGAACACACATTTTACCAAGAATCATTGCTCAATTTTGCCATCGCTATCCGGCAATTGCGGTGAGTATTGCGGAGTATGACGATCGCTTTGATGTAGAAGAGGATTTACGTAAAGGACGCGCTGATATTGGTATTACGTATCTACCAACAAGCAATGAATTTGAAACTTGGGAATTGATGCGCGACGAGTTTGTGGTACTATTTCCTCCCAGCTTTGAGCCAAAAACTACTCAGCTAAGTTGGGAAGACTTAAGAACTTATCCTTTAATTATGGCTCCTGATGGCGATGGCTGCGATGCTATGGTGTATGCTCATTGTGCTAAATATGGTACTACATTGCAGGCAACCTATAAAATTCGCTCTGATGCAACAATTGTTAACATGGTAGCGCAAGGATTGGGAACTGCTATCAGTCCTCGTCTTGCAGCTGAACCGATACCAGAAGGTGTACGCGTCTTTAGCTTACCAGTTCCTTTTTTTCGGACGATTAGTGCTGCTATAGTGGCAGATGCACTCATAACTCCTGCTGGATTTGCTTTGCTCGATCTCATCAAGAGTAGCTTTGTACCAATTTCTAATTCGTAGTGATAGTAGTTGTGTTCAACTGTAAGCAAGCAGGAACTGAAGCTTGGCGAATGAATTCGCACCTAAACAAACCTTATCCACCACCGTGAACTCACTAATAAAGGTATTGTTTTAGTGTACGAAGGTACACTTTGCTTATGTAGCCCCGACTTCAGTCGGAGGGCATCTCTGCTATGTAATTTGAACCTCTGATTCCGTAGCATAGGATAATGTCTGTATATTCAAAAATACTCTTATTATGACTGATTCACATAAAACTAAAGTGCAGCAATGGTTATCAATCGGATTACCATTTCCTTTAGTTATCTTAAATGGTTGGTTACTGTTACGAGCTTTTGAATATTTTCAACCATTAGTGAGTATTTTTGTCTTGGCTGCTATATTAGCGTTTATTTTAAATTATCCTGTCGAATTTTTACAGCAACGCCAAATACAACGTAAATATGCGGTCGGGATTGTTTTTATCACAGCTTTAGTCATTTTAGTTGGCTTAGGTATCACTTTAATCCCGATATTTTTAGAAGAATTAAATGAAAGTGCCAAACTTTTACCACAATGGATCGATTCGGGAAGTGAAAAACTTCATACTGTCGATGATTGGGCAGCATCGCGGAACTTACCGATTAATTTCACAGAATTAGCAAGTCAAATTACCGCACGTCTACCCGATGAATTAAAATCTCTAGCGCAGCGTTTCTTGAGTGTTGCACTTGGGGCAATTGATAGCGTTTCTGAAGTGATTGTAACAGTTGTTATTAGTTTCTATTTTCTACTAGATGGCGAACGGATCTGGAAAGGTATTATTAAGCGATTTCCACCACGCTTTGGTATTGCTTTACAGCAATCTTTAAAACAGAATTTTCAAAATTACTTTATCGGACAAGTTGCTCTAGCAGTCATTGTTGGTATCGCAATGACTTTAGTATTTCTATTTTTAGATGTTCCTTTTGGTTTTATTTTTGGTTTAGGTGTAGGATTTTTGACTTTAATTCCTTTTGGTGATGTTTTAAGTTTTAGTTTAGTAAGTTTGTTAGTCGCTTCACACGATTTTTGGCTAGGAGTTAAAACCTTAGCAGTCGCGCTTGTTGTCGATCAAATTATCGACCAAATTATTGCACCTCGGCTACTCGGAAGTTTTACTGGACTTAGTCCTGTAGGAATTATTGCAGCATTGGCCATAGGAACAAAACTCGCGGGACTTTTAGGATTACTCGTTGCAGTACCTTTAGCAAGTTGTTTGAAAGATGTGTTAGACAATATGCAAGATGAGCCTGAAGAAGCTAATTCCGCAGTAACCGCAGACCGCTTAGTATCACAATAACAGTAGAACCTTCATGCCCAATTACACCTAAAGGCAAAGTAATATTACCCGCAAAATTAGCAATTAACAGTAAAACGATAAAACTTAACGCAAACACAATATTTTGTTTGACGATTGACTGCGATCGCCTGCCTAATCGAATTGCTGCAACTAACTTATCTAATCGATCCGCCATTAATACAATATCCGCAGTTTCCAACGCCACATCACTGCCAGCCGCCCCCATCGCAATCCCCACTGATGCTTGGGCAAGTGCAGGTGCATCATTAATCCCATCACCCACCATTGCCACAGTTTGATATTGTTTCTGTAAGTCACGAATCGCATTTACTTTATCTTCCGGCAAAAGTCCTGCATAAACGCGATCAATACCAATATCTTGCGCAATATTACGCGCAGTACGTTCATTATCCCCTGTCAGCATCACAATTTGCTGCACTCCCAGATGCTTCAAATGGGAAACAATTTGAAAAGCTTGCGATCGCACCGTATCCGCTACCGCAATAATTCCCAACACCTGATTTCGTCTCGCCACCCACACCACAGTTTTACCCTGGGCTTCTAACTGTTGACTAAATTCTCCCAACCCACTTTCACAAAAAGGACTTTGTTCGCAAACAAACGACGCCTTCCCCACCAAAACTTCCTGATGATCTACTTCTCCACTAATCCCCAACCCAGGATGTGAAAGCACATTCTCTATTTTCTCTTCTCTGTGTTCGCGGACACTTTGCTCAACGGAGGAAACCTCCGCACCTTTCGCCTGGCTCCTCTGTGGTTCGTTTCCAGCCGCAACAATCGCCTCACCAATCGGATGTTCCGAATAAGCCTCCAACGCCGCTGCTACCTGCAACACCTCCGATTCCAACACCCCATCCGCTGGAATCACTTCTACAACCTGCAACTTCCCCGTCGTCAAAGTACCCGTTTTATCAAAAGCGATCGCTTTTACCCTCCCCATCATTTCCAACTGCGCGCCACTTTTAAACAAAATCCCCTGACGCGCCCCATTGGCGATTCCTGACAATAATGTAGGCATAATCGCTGCCATCAATGCACATGGCGAAGCTACGACTAAAAATATCAAAGCCCGATAAATCGTCGTTTCCCAATTCCAACCCCAAATCAATGGTGGTAAAATTGCCAGTAAAATTCCACACACGACTATTACTCGTGCATACCCGCGTTCAAAGCGTTCGATAAATAACTGCGATGGTGGTGCTTCGGTTTGGGCTTGTTTGACAAGTTGAATCACGCGCTGAATTAAGCTACTTTCTGGTGGCTGATGGACTCGTAGTTGTAAAGCACCATAACCATTCAGCGTACCCGCAAAAACTTCATCCCCGACAGTCTTCTCTACTGGTAGCGATTCACCTGTAATTGCTGCTTCATTAAGAGTCGTGTAGCCTTCAACAATAATGCCATCTGTGGGAATCAATTCTCCAGGTTTCACCAGAATGCGATCGCCGACTTGTAATTTTGCAACCGGAATCATTTGTTCTTGCCCATGCAACAATACTCGTGCGGTATCTGCACTCAAACTCATCAAACTACGAATATCGCGTTCAGTACGCTGCATTGCATAGCCTTCCAACGCACCGCTGATCGCAAAGATTAATATTAATACTGCCCCATCAACAATTAAGTAATATTCTCGTCGCCACAAACCCAATCCTGCTGCTCCTAACGCGGCGACGATCATGAGTAAATCAACATCGAGTTCTTTTTCTTCCCATAAAGTTGTC
This genomic interval carries:
- a CDS encoding heavy metal translocating P-type ATPase encodes the protein MMAHSLAIPRLKTLIEHPDALAAVACGVLLFCGWLSLYWGWLGLGLLLLCAAYVIGGYESAREGLTTLWEEKELDVDLLMIVAALGAAGLGLWRREYYLIVDGAVLILIFAISGALEGYAMQRTERDIRSLMSLSADTARVLLHGQEQMIPVAKLQVGDRILVKPGELIPTDGIIVEGYTTLNEAAITGESLPVEKTVGDEVFAGTLNGYGALQLRVHQPPESSLIQRVIQLVKQAQTEAPPSQLFIERFERGYARVIVVCGILLAILPPLIWGWNWETTIYRALIFLVVASPCALMAAIMPTLLSGIANGARQGILFKSGAQLEMMGRVKAIAFDKTGTLTTGKLQVVEVIPADGVLESEVLQVAAALEAYSEHPIGEAIVAAGNEPQRSQAKGAEVSSVEQSVREHREEKIENVLSHPGLGISGEVDHQEVLVGKASFVCEQSPFCESGLGEFSQQLEAQGKTVVWVARRNQVLGIIAVADTVRSQAFQIVSHLKHLGVQQIVMLTGDNERTARNIAQDIGIDRVYAGLLPEDKVNAIRDLQKQYQTVAMVGDGINDAPALAQASVGIAMGAAGSDVALETADIVLMADRLDKLVAAIRLGRRSQSIVKQNIVFALSFIVLLLIANFAGNITLPLGVIGHEGSTVIVILSGLRLLRN
- a CDS encoding AI-2E family transporter, whose product is MTDSHKTKVQQWLSIGLPFPLVILNGWLLLRAFEYFQPLVSIFVLAAILAFILNYPVEFLQQRQIQRKYAVGIVFITALVILVGLGITLIPIFLEELNESAKLLPQWIDSGSEKLHTVDDWAASRNLPINFTELASQITARLPDELKSLAQRFLSVALGAIDSVSEVIVTVVISFYFLLDGERIWKGIIKRFPPRFGIALQQSLKQNFQNYFIGQVALAVIVGIAMTLVFLFLDVPFGFIFGLGVGFLTLIPFGDVLSFSLVSLLVASHDFWLGVKTLAVALVVDQIIDQIIAPRLLGSFTGLSPVGIIAALAIGTKLAGLLGLLVAVPLASCLKDVLDNMQDEPEEANSAVTADRLVSQ